One region of Termitidicoccus mucosus genomic DNA includes:
- the ligA gene encoding NAD-dependent DNA ligase LigA yields the protein MTDTRPSVAAASAGDRARLDWLRGEIRRHDDLYYNKAAPELSDADYDALKRELRELEAQHPEWAATDSPTQRAGVDARDPFFAPGRHRAPMLSLDNTYDEADLRAFDTRLRAQLGADASGLAYVVEPKIDGVGVSLVYENGRLARVLTRGDGAEGDDITANVRSIASLPDRLAGAAWPAFIEIRGEIYIAFADFERINAAREAAGLELFANPRNLAAGSAKLHDPREAAERRLRLVVYGVGHCEEPLRDENGNRVATQAALHGRLRAWGLPVLESYWPSADLDAAWSAIGELKKMRARLAYPIDGAVVKTDAFALQQKAGATARAPRWAIAYKFAPERAMTRVLAITAQVGRTGVVTPVAELEPVRLAGTTVRRASLHNAGEIIPVVREVVVAKCPVDSADYVFPKNCPECGAALARADGGVAWRCPNDACPAQVRGRLEHFASRECLAISGLGPKVIARLVDAGLARDVADLYKLRAGDLVKLEGIGARSAENLLAAVERSKHAETWRFINGLGLPGVGAKNAKALAKRFRSLDTLARATESEFQATSGVGPETAKNLCEFINKEENRRLLEKLKACGIKPRES from the coding sequence ATGACGGACACCCGGCCATCGGTCGCCGCCGCATCCGCCGGTGATCGCGCCCGTCTTGACTGGCTGCGCGGTGAAATCCGTCGGCACGACGATCTTTATTATAACAAGGCCGCGCCGGAGCTATCCGACGCCGATTACGACGCGCTCAAACGCGAACTGCGCGAACTCGAGGCGCAGCATCCCGAATGGGCGGCGACGGATTCGCCCACGCAACGCGCCGGCGTGGATGCGCGCGATCCGTTCTTCGCTCCGGGTCGGCACCGCGCGCCCATGCTCAGCCTCGACAACACCTACGACGAGGCGGACCTGCGCGCCTTCGATACCCGGCTGCGCGCGCAGCTTGGCGCGGACGCATCCGGACTCGCCTACGTGGTCGAGCCGAAAATCGACGGCGTGGGCGTGAGCCTTGTTTATGAAAACGGACGCCTCGCGCGCGTGCTGACACGCGGCGACGGCGCGGAGGGCGACGACATCACGGCCAACGTCCGCTCCATCGCGTCTCTGCCCGACCGGCTGGCAGGCGCGGCGTGGCCGGCGTTTATCGAGATTCGCGGCGAAATCTATATCGCGTTTGCCGACTTCGAGCGCATCAACGCCGCGCGCGAGGCCGCCGGGCTGGAGCTGTTCGCCAATCCGCGCAATCTCGCCGCCGGTTCGGCAAAACTCCACGACCCGCGCGAGGCGGCGGAGCGCCGGCTGCGGCTTGTGGTTTACGGCGTCGGCCATTGCGAGGAACCGTTGCGCGACGAGAATGGAAACCGCGTCGCCACGCAGGCCGCGCTGCACGGGCGGCTGCGCGCATGGGGGCTGCCGGTGCTGGAAAGCTACTGGCCGTCCGCGGACCTCGACGCCGCGTGGTCGGCCATCGGGGAGCTCAAAAAAATGCGCGCCCGCCTCGCATATCCCATCGACGGCGCGGTGGTGAAGACCGATGCGTTTGCGTTGCAACAAAAGGCGGGCGCCACGGCGCGCGCGCCGCGCTGGGCCATCGCCTACAAGTTCGCCCCGGAGCGCGCCATGACGCGCGTGCTCGCCATCACCGCGCAAGTCGGGCGCACCGGCGTGGTCACGCCCGTGGCGGAGCTGGAGCCCGTGCGGCTCGCCGGCACGACGGTGCGGCGGGCCTCGCTGCACAACGCGGGCGAAATCATCCCGGTGGTGCGGGAGGTCGTGGTCGCGAAATGCCCGGTGGATTCGGCGGACTATGTGTTTCCCAAAAACTGTCCGGAGTGCGGCGCGGCGCTTGCGCGCGCGGACGGCGGTGTGGCGTGGCGCTGCCCGAATGACGCATGCCCGGCGCAGGTTCGTGGACGGCTGGAGCATTTTGCGTCGCGCGAATGCCTCGCCATCTCCGGCCTTGGCCCGAAAGTGATCGCGCGCCTCGTGGACGCGGGACTGGCGCGCGACGTGGCAGATTTATACAAACTACGGGCCGGCGACTTGGTGAAGCTGGAGGGCATCGGAGCTCGTTCGGCGGAAAACCTGCTCGCCGCCGTCGAGCGCAGCAAACACGCGGAAACATGGCGCTTTATAAACGGCCTCGGGCTGCCCGGCGTCGGCGCAAAAAACGCGAAAGCCCTCGCAAAGCGTTTTCGCTCACTGGACACGCTGGCCCGCGCGACCGAGTCGGAGTTTCAGGCAACATCCGGAGTCGGTCCTGAAACGGCGAAGAATTTGTGCGAGTTTATTAATAAAGAGGAAAACCGTCGGTTGCTCGAAAAGCTCAAGGCTTGTGGAATAAAGCCGAGGGAATCTTGA
- a CDS encoding DUF883 family protein: MPKSSKSAADSTDTAIEELRALLSEAESALGSAGGDQADDKIDQLRKRLRSALDNIRPKIDEWKNIVQDQAERADEYAHKHPYYVAGAAALAGVAAGLIFARGCRR; the protein is encoded by the coding sequence ATGCCAAAATCATCCAAATCCGCCGCCGATTCCACCGACACCGCCATCGAGGAACTGCGCGCCCTGCTTTCCGAAGCCGAATCCGCGCTTGGCTCCGCCGGCGGCGATCAGGCTGACGACAAGATCGACCAACTGCGGAAACGCCTGCGCTCCGCGCTCGATAATATAAGGCCCAAAATCGACGAATGGAAAAACATCGTGCAAGACCAGGCTGAACGCGCCGACGAATACGCGCACAAACACCCGTATTATGTTGCCGGAGCGGCAGCCCTTGCCGGTGTCGCGGCCGGTCTGATTTTTGCACGCGGCTGCCGTCGGTGA
- a CDS encoding DUF3185 family protein has product MSKPLSIALLVIGIILLVFGYNASQSVSSNISETVQGAPSNKAIWLITTGVIATLVGILGLVYRRRP; this is encoded by the coding sequence ATGAGCAAGCCTCTCTCCATCGCGCTTCTTGTCATCGGCATCATCCTTCTTGTGTTCGGTTATAATGCCTCGCAATCCGTGTCTTCCAATATTTCGGAGACCGTGCAGGGCGCTCCGTCCAACAAGGCAATCTGGCTGATTACAACCGGCGTCATTGCCACGCTCGTCGGCATCCTCGGACTCGTTTATCGCCGCCGCCCCTGA
- a CDS encoding ATP-dependent DNA helicase, which produces MIGLPDASEPLPPHFAEDEPPPPSRAPELAARIFAEGGVLQAALALEHRPQQEQMALAAAVAMAADEPLLFEAGTGVGKSLAYLLPGIVHAIDQRRQLLVSTHTIALQEQLETKDLPLCRRVFAADPGLANYAAFKSTVLVGKSNYLCTTRLAAALRDKHELFATPEHDELQRIAAWAETSADGLRHELSPPPSPEIWEMVNADSSACARKYCDCERCFYQRARARLAKANVIVVNHALLFAHLNAGGAVAKGGSRGILFPDDFLVLDEAHTIADVATDHFGLRLSSYGVDRMLKYLYNPKKNRGLLKKHGAPAETLQLVADALEAAHQFFTFLAERLLDKQPVVRVRSPGVAEPWLDGPLLALIKAVRTLADRFDEGREREELLEQSQKLKSAQATLRNFLGLADDKAVYWLERSGRRQTIVTLRNAPIDIAPLLREELLRRDTSVLFTSATLAMGGRIEPFQRRIGAEDVRAAVVRSPFDYERHMRVYVASDIPLPSPREARLALDALADYIEYCTLRVPGGSLVLFTSYNDMRRVAAAIGPALAAARRPLLMQGADYSRTELARRMRAEGNAVLLGTDSFWTGIDVPGPALSQVIITRLPFEVPTHPVLEARAEWIRDQGGNPFNDLTLPDALVKFRQGVGRLIRTKTDRGLITVLDTRILAKPYGRLFLESLPHARFTRLTRENRDAEFRPFA; this is translated from the coding sequence ATGATCGGCCTGCCAGACGCCTCCGAACCGCTCCCGCCGCATTTCGCGGAGGATGAGCCGCCGCCGCCTTCGCGCGCGCCGGAGCTGGCCGCGCGCATTTTTGCCGAGGGCGGCGTGTTGCAGGCCGCCCTCGCGCTCGAGCATCGCCCGCAGCAGGAACAGATGGCCCTCGCCGCCGCCGTCGCGATGGCCGCCGACGAGCCGCTGCTTTTCGAGGCCGGCACCGGCGTCGGCAAATCCCTCGCCTACCTGCTCCCCGGCATCGTGCACGCGATCGACCAGCGCCGCCAGCTCCTCGTCTCCACGCACACCATCGCGCTTCAGGAACAGCTCGAAACGAAGGACCTCCCGCTCTGCCGCCGCGTGTTCGCCGCCGATCCCGGGCTCGCGAACTATGCCGCCTTCAAGAGCACGGTGCTCGTCGGCAAGTCCAACTACCTTTGCACCACGCGCCTCGCCGCCGCGCTGCGCGACAAGCACGAGCTTTTCGCCACGCCCGAGCACGACGAACTCCAGCGCATCGCCGCCTGGGCCGAAACCTCCGCCGACGGCCTCCGCCACGAGCTTTCCCCGCCGCCGTCCCCCGAAATATGGGAGATGGTCAACGCCGATTCCTCCGCCTGCGCCCGCAAATACTGCGACTGCGAACGCTGCTTCTACCAGCGCGCCCGCGCCCGCCTGGCCAAGGCCAATGTCATCGTCGTCAACCACGCCCTCCTCTTCGCCCACCTCAACGCCGGCGGCGCCGTCGCGAAAGGCGGCTCGCGCGGCATCCTCTTCCCCGACGATTTTCTCGTGCTCGACGAAGCCCACACCATCGCCGATGTCGCCACCGACCACTTCGGCCTGCGCCTCTCCAGCTACGGCGTCGACCGCATGTTGAAATACCTCTACAACCCGAAGAAGAACCGCGGCCTGCTCAAAAAACACGGCGCGCCCGCGGAGACTCTCCAACTCGTCGCCGACGCGCTCGAAGCCGCGCACCAGTTTTTCACCTTCCTCGCCGAGCGCCTCCTCGACAAACAACCCGTCGTCCGGGTGCGCTCGCCCGGCGTCGCCGAACCCTGGCTCGACGGCCCCCTCCTCGCGCTCATCAAGGCCGTCCGCACCCTCGCCGACCGCTTCGACGAGGGCCGCGAACGCGAGGAACTGCTCGAACAATCGCAGAAACTCAAATCCGCGCAGGCCACCCTGCGCAACTTCCTCGGCCTCGCCGACGACAAGGCCGTTTACTGGCTCGAACGCAGCGGACGCCGCCAGACCATCGTCACCCTGCGCAACGCCCCCATCGACATCGCCCCGCTCCTGCGCGAGGAGCTGCTCCGGCGCGACACCTCCGTCCTCTTCACCAGCGCCACGCTCGCCATGGGCGGCCGCATCGAGCCCTTCCAGCGACGCATCGGCGCGGAGGACGTGCGCGCCGCCGTTGTGCGCTCGCCCTTCGATTACGAACGCCACATGCGCGTTTACGTCGCCTCCGACATCCCGCTGCCCTCGCCGCGCGAGGCCCGCCTCGCGCTCGATGCGCTCGCCGACTACATCGAGTATTGCACGCTCCGCGTCCCCGGCGGCTCGCTCGTCCTCTTTACCAGCTACAACGACATGCGCCGCGTGGCCGCCGCCATCGGCCCCGCACTCGCCGCCGCCCGCCGTCCCCTCCTCATGCAGGGTGCCGACTACTCGCGCACCGAACTGGCCCGCCGCATGCGCGCCGAGGGCAACGCCGTCCTCCTCGGCACCGATTCCTTCTGGACCGGCATCGACGTCCCCGGTCCCGCGCTCTCCCAGGTCATCATCACGCGCCTCCCCTTCGAAGTCCCCACGCACCCGGTGCTCGAAGCCCGCGCCGAATGGATCCGCGACCAGGGCGGCAATCCCTTCAACGACCTCACGCTGCCCGACGCCCTGGTGAAATTCCGCCAAGGCGTCGGGCGCCTCATCCGCACCAAGACCGACCGCGGCCTCATCACGGTCCTAGACACGCGCATCCTCGCCAAACCCTACGGTCGCCTCTTCCTCGAAAGCCTCCCGCATGCCCGTTTCACGCGCCTTACCCGTGAAAATCGCGACGCCGAATTTCGTCCTTTTGCCTGA
- a CDS encoding PP2C family protein-serine/threonine phosphatase, with product MQLRSAARTDIGKVRHHNEDRLLCDDRLRLYGVADGIGGLPGGADAAQLAVELVQVGIRDLGDLSQLADVVREINDAVATLGRRVSPHYGIGTTLTFGVFRDGCLDLAHVGDSRCYCLRDGRLACLTTDHSVENEARAKAAQGQPYWYNPSQRNALTRCIGQLADLEVDTLHRRLQDGDRYLFCSDGITKQIDETELASRLAAAAPDEIIRGLVDLASHRGGYDNATAVLVFVDKAE from the coding sequence ATGCAACTTCGTTCCGCCGCCCGCACCGATATCGGCAAAGTCCGTCATCACAATGAAGATCGACTTCTTTGTGACGACCGGCTGCGCCTCTACGGCGTGGCCGACGGCATCGGCGGCCTTCCGGGCGGCGCTGACGCCGCCCAACTCGCCGTCGAACTCGTGCAAGTCGGCATCCGCGACCTGGGCGATCTCAGTCAGCTCGCGGACGTCGTCCGCGAAATCAACGACGCCGTCGCCACGCTCGGCCGCCGGGTGAGCCCGCACTACGGGATCGGCACCACGCTCACCTTCGGCGTGTTTCGCGACGGGTGCCTCGATCTGGCCCACGTCGGCGACTCGCGCTGCTACTGCCTGCGCGACGGGAGACTCGCCTGCCTGACGACCGACCATTCTGTGGAGAACGAGGCCCGCGCCAAGGCCGCGCAGGGCCAGCCCTATTGGTATAATCCCTCTCAACGCAACGCCCTCACTCGCTGCATCGGGCAGCTTGCCGACCTTGAGGTTGACACGCTCCACCGCCGGTTGCAGGACGGCGACCGTTATCTCTTTTGCAGCGACGGCATCACGAAGCAGATCGACGAGACCGAGCTGGCCTCCCGGCTGGCCGCCGCCGCGCCTGACGAAATCATCCGCGGGCTGGTGGACCTGGCCAGCCATCGCGGCGGCTACGACAACGCCACCGCCGTCCTCGTTTTTGTGGACAAGGCGGAGTAA
- a CDS encoding DNA-binding transcriptional regulator, with the protein MSNANPPAAKPPPLGRARVHIAFTQCFSFVESARHGILDYAKTCGRWKLSFTPEALGPSIAWLRHARIDGAIAHVVSTADKRIVNSLPFPVVNLAALIDPKGMLSVIGNQQQIGKLAACHLLERGFRRLAYYGTSNMWYSRQRLIGFSETIRQTGATCESHVVDSKLHMSAGWHEQHRQLECWLRGLRLPVGVFACTDARAAMIVDACESIGLRIPEDVAVIGVDNDPSICQLSSISLTSIARNDWKIGWAAATVLDHAMAGHALDNELTLIEPERVVARKSTETLAIDDPLVAGLVAELREHLNKPFGVEWLMQRSNRSRRWLEVRFHQALGQPPLAIINNLRVAKACEMLRSASNKHMALTDIAAQCGFTDLRHFRIVFNKHTGMSPKKFQIDATSRPSGRSDKWLGREEFDWVIKPP; encoded by the coding sequence ATGAGCAATGCGAACCCTCCTGCTGCCAAGCCCCCTCCACTGGGCCGTGCCCGCGTGCATATCGCTTTTACCCAGTGTTTTTCATTCGTGGAAAGCGCAAGGCATGGAATATTGGATTATGCCAAGACCTGTGGCCGATGGAAGCTTTCGTTCACGCCAGAGGCTCTCGGCCCGTCCATCGCTTGGCTTCGCCACGCCCGGATTGACGGTGCGATCGCGCATGTGGTAAGCACCGCGGACAAACGGATCGTGAATTCATTGCCTTTCCCCGTGGTCAATTTGGCCGCCCTGATTGACCCCAAGGGGATGCTATCGGTAATAGGGAACCAACAGCAGATCGGAAAACTGGCCGCCTGTCATCTGCTGGAGCGGGGGTTCAGGAGGCTTGCCTACTACGGGACAAGCAACATGTGGTACAGCCGGCAGCGTTTGATTGGTTTCTCCGAAACGATCCGGCAAACCGGCGCGACGTGCGAATCCCACGTTGTGGATTCCAAGTTGCATATGTCCGCGGGCTGGCACGAGCAGCATCGCCAGCTCGAGTGCTGGCTGCGCGGTTTGCGTCTGCCTGTTGGAGTATTTGCCTGTACCGACGCGCGCGCCGCAATGATTGTGGATGCGTGCGAGTCAATCGGTCTTCGCATACCCGAAGACGTGGCGGTCATCGGCGTGGATAATGATCCATCCATTTGTCAGCTCAGCAGTATCTCATTAACGAGCATCGCCCGCAATGACTGGAAGATCGGATGGGCGGCGGCGACGGTTCTCGACCACGCCATGGCCGGACATGCGCTGGATAATGAATTGACCCTCATCGAGCCTGAGCGCGTGGTGGCGCGCAAGTCGACCGAGACACTCGCCATCGACGATCCTCTTGTGGCCGGGCTGGTGGCCGAGTTACGGGAGCATCTGAATAAACCCTTCGGCGTGGAGTGGCTGATGCAACGCAGCAACCGCTCGCGCCGCTGGCTGGAGGTGCGTTTTCACCAAGCGTTGGGCCAACCACCACTGGCAATAATTAATAATCTACGTGTGGCGAAAGCCTGCGAGATGCTGAGATCTGCTTCCAATAAGCATATGGCGCTGACGGATATCGCCGCGCAATGTGGTTTCACTGATTTGCGGCATTTCCGGATTGTTTTCAACAAGCATACAGGAATGTCGCCTAAAAAATTCCAAATCGACGCCACAAGCCGTCCCTCTGGCAGGTCAGACAAGTGGCTCGGCCGGGAGGAATTTGATTGGGTCATAAAGCCACCATAA
- a CDS encoding TonB-dependent receptor plug domain-containing protein, translating to MNTPTAPSLCYFLSATIMAASCLVCSPCIAADDGPASKAVPSRTLSDEDERASEAVVELSPFVVESRRDQGYQASNTMSGTRLNSELADLAASITVINKQQIIDTASIDINDLFVNEANTEGTRQFNATATDRNGNVVDAGLDPQTANRVRGLSAANMAVNGFSSKVPVDTYNVDSVEISRGPNSSIFGLGSASGSVNIVPSYANPSRNSGNVTARIDSYGGTRVSFDINNAVIKRRLAFRVLGLHEERGFERKPSVDRTKRITFAVAARPFRWTDIKASYEKYDNFNRRPNTVTPQDFITAWKAAGAPTWDPTTYTAHVGGTSIRIQTNQEANLPLGLIGSTAGQYTRPSLYVDNGTTELFMVNRSDNGTSGAPNPFAYNSQARIMQVGSTLPPLYTDIGISDQALYDWTSQNLLQPNSASRKAEVLRLTLEQYLINNDKQILAFQFGLYDEKISGTSRNFVGSGQGTPLKLLVDVNEKLLSGEPNPYYLRPYFGGTDIRVGWPDNDTNDYRLTLAYQLDLTKSKGIIKWLGKHRLSGYGEWIKTEGGTPAAREYVLWTAPGATQPTLGAVPGWRYYVGDEPGDYIVHAPNAPLSFVGAQNLTYYNKATRQWQTDPSEIRDLYYAGTRTRQKIETRGFVWQAFLLNDRVLPLWGVRRDTSSSVASDTALNAGKIDYDISPLWNFSADWEEATGTTMTKGIVIKPFRFLSLYYNEADSFTPAIAAINILGDPIPGPSGKGKDYGVRFSLFKGRVVLGVNFYKTFDENVRKSDLNVIGNRAQLLDFGVTGASFNSNLRGSATRWTQEAHPTWTDEQVAVSVSEQIQLTDGFMEKMRNASGTSGRVSDINESSSKGVEIEGNINISRHWTIKFSGAEIKAINSKIGPAAQQYIDMRMPIWTTIKDPNTGYYWWTASTNPTTPPSGDANIPINYYTSQVGAPYKLAIATLGKSRPQIRKYRLNMLTNYRLSGITSHKYLRNISVGGSFRWEGRGAIGYLAGPPDDDGFVRTLDPNKPVYDKDHFRADLSLSYTTRMLRGKVRARFQLNVRDVFEDGRLQPIAVNPDGQYSMFSIIDPRQFILTASFDF from the coding sequence ATGAACACCCCGACCGCTCCTTCGCTCTGTTATTTTTTATCCGCTACGATAATGGCGGCATCTTGCTTGGTGTGCAGTCCTTGCATTGCCGCTGATGACGGGCCCGCCAGCAAGGCCGTCCCGTCCCGGACATTGTCGGATGAAGACGAGCGGGCATCGGAAGCCGTCGTGGAATTATCACCATTTGTCGTGGAAAGCCGCAGGGACCAGGGATATCAAGCATCGAACACGATGTCCGGCACGCGCTTAAATTCAGAACTGGCGGATCTCGCTGCTTCTATTACCGTCATTAATAAACAGCAGATTATCGACACCGCATCCATTGATATTAACGACCTGTTCGTCAACGAGGCGAATACCGAAGGAACACGGCAATTCAATGCCACTGCAACGGACAGAAATGGCAACGTCGTGGATGCCGGACTGGACCCACAGACCGCAAACCGCGTGCGTGGATTAAGCGCGGCGAACATGGCTGTCAATGGATTTTCCAGCAAAGTGCCGGTTGACACATATAATGTTGACTCGGTCGAAATCAGCCGGGGGCCCAACTCCAGCATTTTCGGCCTGGGGTCGGCTTCCGGCTCGGTGAACATCGTTCCGTCCTACGCAAACCCTTCGCGCAACAGCGGAAATGTCACGGCTCGTATCGATTCCTACGGCGGAACACGAGTGAGTTTTGATATAAACAACGCGGTAATCAAGAGGCGGCTCGCGTTTCGAGTGCTGGGATTGCATGAGGAGAGAGGATTCGAACGCAAACCCTCGGTTGACAGGACGAAGCGGATAACGTTTGCCGTGGCGGCCCGGCCTTTTCGCTGGACCGATATCAAAGCGTCATACGAAAAATACGACAATTTCAACCGCCGCCCAAACACGGTCACCCCGCAGGATTTTATCACCGCATGGAAAGCGGCCGGCGCGCCCACATGGGATCCCACGACGTATACTGCGCACGTCGGTGGGACCAGCATCCGCATCCAGACAAACCAGGAGGCAAATCTTCCGCTTGGGCTGATTGGTTCCACCGCGGGCCAATATACGCGGCCTTCCCTGTATGTTGACAACGGCACCACGGAGCTTTTCATGGTGAACCGATCGGATAACGGGACCAGCGGGGCGCCGAATCCGTTCGCATACAACTCCCAGGCGCGCATCATGCAAGTCGGCTCAACGCTCCCTCCGCTCTATACGGATATCGGTATTTCCGATCAGGCGTTGTATGACTGGACAAGTCAAAATCTTTTGCAACCAAATTCAGCAAGCAGGAAAGCCGAGGTGCTGCGATTGACGCTGGAACAGTATCTCATCAACAATGATAAACAAATACTCGCGTTTCAATTCGGATTGTATGATGAGAAAATTAGTGGAACCAGCAGAAATTTCGTCGGCAGCGGACAGGGCACGCCGCTTAAACTGCTGGTGGATGTGAACGAAAAGCTCTTGAGCGGCGAGCCCAATCCCTACTATTTGCGGCCCTATTTTGGAGGAACCGACATTCGCGTTGGATGGCCGGACAACGACACCAATGATTACAGGCTGACCTTGGCATACCAGTTGGATCTCACCAAGTCCAAGGGAATTATCAAATGGCTGGGAAAGCATCGTCTGAGCGGATATGGCGAATGGATAAAGACCGAGGGCGGGACCCCTGCCGCGCGCGAATACGTGTTGTGGACCGCACCCGGCGCAACCCAACCCACGCTCGGGGCCGTTCCAGGATGGCGCTACTATGTTGGCGATGAGCCGGGCGATTACATTGTGCATGCTCCCAATGCGCCGCTTTCCTTTGTGGGGGCACAAAACCTGACCTACTACAACAAGGCCACCAGGCAATGGCAGACGGATCCCTCGGAAATACGCGACTTGTATTACGCGGGAACCCGCACCCGCCAGAAAATCGAGACACGCGGGTTTGTCTGGCAGGCATTTTTGTTGAACGACAGGGTGCTGCCCCTCTGGGGCGTCCGCCGGGATACCAGCTCGTCCGTGGCAAGTGACACCGCGTTGAATGCGGGGAAGATAGACTACGATATCAGTCCCTTGTGGAATTTTTCCGCGGATTGGGAGGAAGCAACGGGGACGACGATGACAAAAGGCATCGTGATAAAGCCGTTCCGATTTCTCAGCCTTTATTATAATGAGGCGGATAGCTTCACCCCGGCCATAGCCGCAATCAATATCCTTGGTGATCCCATTCCGGGACCCTCAGGCAAGGGGAAGGATTATGGTGTGAGATTTTCCTTATTCAAAGGGCGTGTTGTGCTCGGGGTTAATTTTTACAAGACTTTTGATGAGAATGTTCGAAAGAGTGATTTGAATGTGATCGGAAACCGCGCACAACTCTTGGATTTTGGTGTTACGGGCGCATCTTTCAATAGTAATTTACGCGGGAGTGCGACGCGATGGACCCAGGAGGCGCATCCCACGTGGACTGACGAGCAGGTCGCCGTTTCTGTCTCTGAACAGATACAGCTGACGGATGGATTTATGGAAAAGATGAGAAACGCCTCGGGCACCTCGGGCAGGGTGTCGGATATCAATGAATCGAGCTCCAAAGGCGTTGAGATTGAAGGCAATATTAATATAAGCCGGCATTGGACCATTAAATTCTCGGGTGCCGAGATCAAAGCGATAAATTCGAAGATCGGTCCGGCCGCCCAGCAATACATCGATATGAGAATGCCCATATGGACCACAATCAAGGATCCCAATACCGGTTACTACTGGTGGACAGCCAGCACTAATCCGACAACTCCACCGAGCGGCGATGCCAACATCCCCATCAACTATTACACATCTCAGGTTGGCGCGCCGTATAAACTGGCAATCGCGACGCTGGGCAAGAGTCGTCCGCAGATTCGGAAATATAGGCTGAATATGCTCACAAACTACAGGCTGTCCGGCATAACTTCCCACAAATACCTGAGAAACATATCCGTCGGGGGAAGCTTTAGATGGGAGGGCCGCGGCGCGATTGGATACCTCGCGGGGCCACCTGATGACGACGGCTTTGTCCGGACCCTGGATCCCAACAAGCCTGTGTACGACAAGGACCATTTCCGGGCGGACCTCAGCCTGTCTTACACAACGCGCATGCTTAGGGGCAAGGTGCGGGCGCGCTTCCAGTTGAATGTCCGTGATGTGTTTGAGGACGGGCGTCTCCAACCGATTGCGGTCAATCCCGACGGGCAGTATTCCATGTTCTCAATCATTGACCCAAGGCAATTCATACTCACAGCCTCCTTCGATTTTTAA